One stretch of Synergistes jonesii DNA includes these proteins:
- a CDS encoding YjiH family protein yields the protein MEKGRNNAAVLKFLLYSLFGIFMFFFPLNIGGKSTIPVDHIITFITKDLAVAAKYYILLVMYVGAALPFIRKNWNKDGISIFFSVAKVCGAVVGTILVFDLNPPAWLSRPDFGPFLYNKLSTPVGLVIPIGSVFLAFLASFGLMEFTGVLMTPVMRPVFRTPGRSAIDAVASFVGSYSIALLITNGVYRQGKYSAREAATIATGFSTVSATFLLIVAKTLDLMDRWGLYFWVTLVVTFVVSAITARLWPLSSIPDTYYTGEKTAEPEYTSNLLTRAWCAGVDTAAKTEALPKLVWSNLYAGLNMAFNVIPSIMSVGLLGLVLAEYTPLFDWFGYVFYPFFKIFGVQQAALAGKAAAVSLPEMFLPAILIAKSATPLVKFVIAVVSISEILFFSASIPCVMGTDIPITLKDILAIWFERVVLSIVITVPLAMLLGFKDVL from the coding sequence ATTGAAATTTCTTCTTTACAGCCTATTCGGGATATTCATGTTTTTCTTCCCGTTGAATATCGGCGGCAAGTCGACCATACCGGTGGACCATATAATCACGTTTATCACCAAGGATCTGGCCGTAGCCGCCAAATATTACATTCTGCTCGTAATGTACGTCGGCGCTGCGCTGCCGTTTATCCGCAAGAATTGGAATAAAGACGGCATCAGCATATTCTTCTCTGTGGCTAAGGTATGCGGAGCCGTCGTCGGCACAATATTAGTCTTCGACCTCAACCCGCCGGCGTGGCTGAGCCGCCCCGACTTCGGCCCCTTTCTTTACAATAAATTATCCACGCCGGTCGGGTTGGTCATCCCTATAGGCTCGGTCTTCCTCGCCTTCCTTGCGAGCTTCGGGCTTATGGAATTCACCGGGGTCCTGATGACTCCCGTCATGCGCCCCGTCTTCAGGACGCCGGGGCGCTCGGCGATAGACGCGGTCGCCTCCTTCGTCGGCAGCTACTCCATCGCGCTGCTCATCACCAACGGGGTATACCGCCAGGGAAAATACTCGGCGCGTGAAGCGGCGACGATAGCCACCGGCTTTTCAACGGTCTCGGCGACATTCTTGCTGATCGTGGCGAAGACCTTGGACCTCATGGATCGCTGGGGGCTTTATTTCTGGGTTACATTGGTGGTGACGTTCGTAGTCAGCGCGATAACGGCGCGGCTTTGGCCGCTCTCCTCCATACCCGACACATATTACACCGGAGAAAAAACGGCCGAGCCGGAGTATACCAGCAATCTGCTGACACGTGCCTGGTGCGCCGGCGTGGATACGGCCGCCAAGACGGAGGCGCTTCCGAAGCTGGTGTGGAGCAACCTCTACGCGGGGCTCAACATGGCCTTCAACGTCATCCCCTCCATTATGTCGGTTGGGCTTTTAGGGCTGGTCTTGGCCGAGTACACACCGCTCTTCGATTGGTTCGGCTATGTCTTTTACCCCTTCTTCAAAATCTTCGGTGTGCAGCAGGCGGCGCTGGCCGGCAAGGCCGCGGCCGTTTCGCTCCCTGAGATGTTCCTGCCGGCGATACTGATCGCGAAGAGCGCCACGCCGCTCGTCAAATTCGTAATCGCCGTCGTCAGCATCTCGGAGATACTTTTCTTCTCGGCGAGCATCCCCTGCGTGATGGGTACGGACATCCCCATCACGCTGAAGGACATATTGGCGATCTGGTTCGAGAGAGTCGTGCTGAGCATCGTCATAACCGTGCCGCTCGCCATGCTGCTGGGCTTCAAGGACGTGCTGTAA
- a CDS encoding class I SAM-dependent methyltransferase, whose amino-acid sequence MKENYYARSLNAERLRQVYDTAIARVARYLECEISFVCGGLKKSDEVLELAAGYGRIMKKVAPFVRSVTGLDISAENVRFGAEYLKDTKNAELLVMDVHEMDYDRRFDVALCLQNGLSAVKAELPEAFAAKVLKALKMGGKAYFSTYHPRFWEHRLAWFKEQAEKGLLGELDMEKCKDGVLVCKDGFRATTQSAEDLERIGRASGYRWQISEVDDSSLFLVIEKII is encoded by the coding sequence ATGAAAGAAAATTATTATGCGCGGAGCCTCAACGCCGAAAGGCTTCGGCAGGTCTACGACACGGCGATAGCGAGGGTCGCCCGGTACCTCGAATGCGAGATATCCTTCGTATGCGGCGGCCTGAAAAAGAGCGACGAGGTGCTCGAGCTGGCCGCGGGATACGGACGGATCATGAAGAAGGTCGCGCCCTTCGTCAGGAGCGTGACGGGGCTGGACATCTCTGCGGAGAACGTGCGCTTCGGAGCGGAATATCTGAAAGATACGAAAAACGCCGAGCTTTTAGTCATGGATGTGCACGAAATGGATTACGACCGCCGTTTCGACGTCGCGCTCTGCCTGCAGAACGGTCTCTCCGCGGTGAAGGCCGAACTGCCCGAGGCCTTTGCCGCGAAGGTGCTGAAAGCCCTGAAAATGGGCGGCAAGGCCTACTTCAGCACATACCATCCGCGATTCTGGGAGCACAGGCTGGCGTGGTTCAAGGAGCAGGCGGAAAAGGGGCTGCTCGGAGAGCTCGACATGGAAAAGTGCAAAGACGGCGTCCTCGTCTGCAAAGACGGCTTTCGGGCCACTACACAGTCGGCGGAGGATTTGGAGAGAATCGGCCGCGCGTCGGGATACCGCTGGCAAATATCCGAGGTGGACGACTCCAGCCTCTTTTTGGTAATCGAAAAAATAATCTGA
- a CDS encoding YciI family protein, with protein MFLVLTTYAKGMEEVDKFLPAHSAFLDKYYAQKKIIFSGRRNPRVGGAILFRVETEDEVKAILAEDPFRVNGITECEYYEIIPTKYDEEFAGFLPSRRRTLAVRKGGA; from the coding sequence ATGTTTCTGGTCTTAACGACGTACGCTAAAGGGATGGAGGAAGTCGATAAGTTTTTGCCGGCGCATTCCGCGTTTTTGGACAAATATTATGCGCAGAAAAAAATTATTTTCTCAGGGCGCCGCAATCCGCGCGTCGGCGGGGCGATATTGTTTAGAGTAGAAACGGAGGACGAGGTAAAGGCGATACTCGCCGAAGACCCTTTCAGAGTCAACGGCATCACGGAGTGCGAATACTATGAGATCATTCCGACGAAATACGACGAAGAGTTCGCCGGCTTCCTGCCCTCCCGCCGGCGGACGCTCGCCGTCCGCAAAGGAGGCGCTTAA
- a CDS encoding gluconate 5-dehydrogenase has translation MGPNESLFSLKGKTAFITGGARGLGFAMACALARAGAKIAFNARSGKSVDRGLAAYSANGMAAAGYVCDVTDEAGMNELFRRVAEEVAPVDVLLNNAGVINRAPMIEMEASDFRRVVDTDLTGPFIAAKAVIPSMIERGGGKIINVCGIMSEVGRETAAAYASAKGGLKMLTKNIASEYGAYNIQCNAIAPGYMATSLNASLRERLPDGSKNPFDDYICARTPAGRWGSAEADLAGPAVFLASAASDFVNGQILYVDGGFLSYLGRSA, from the coding sequence ATGGGGCCGAACGAAAGCCTGTTTTCCTTGAAAGGGAAAACCGCTTTCATCACGGGAGGAGCCCGCGGGCTGGGCTTTGCCATGGCTTGCGCGCTGGCCCGCGCCGGGGCGAAGATAGCGTTTAACGCCAGGAGCGGGAAATCGGTCGATAGGGGGCTTGCGGCGTATTCCGCAAATGGGATGGCGGCGGCCGGATATGTTTGTGACGTTACCGACGAAGCCGGCATGAACGAGCTGTTCAGGCGCGTCGCCGAAGAGGTGGCCCCGGTGGATGTTCTTCTGAACAACGCCGGCGTCATCAACAGGGCGCCGATGATCGAAATGGAGGCGTCGGATTTCCGCAGAGTCGTCGATACGGACCTTACCGGGCCTTTCATTGCAGCCAAGGCCGTCATACCATCGATGATCGAGAGAGGAGGCGGGAAAATCATCAACGTCTGCGGCATTATGAGCGAAGTCGGAAGAGAAACGGCCGCCGCCTACGCTTCGGCGAAGGGCGGGTTGAAGATGCTGACGAAAAACATCGCGTCGGAGTACGGCGCTTACAATATCCAGTGCAACGCGATAGCCCCCGGCTACATGGCCACCTCCCTTAACGCCTCGTTAAGGGAGCGGCTGCCGGACGGCTCCAAAAATCCCTTCGATGATTATATCTGCGCTCGGACGCCCGCGGGGCGCTGGGGCAGCGCCGAAGCCGACCTGGCTGGACCGGCCGTCTTTCTCGCCTCGGCCGCCTCCGATTTTGTCAACGGGCAGATATTGTACGTCGACGGCGGATTCTTATCATATCTGGGACGCAGTGCATGA